Sequence from the Fragaria vesca subsp. vesca linkage group LG4, FraVesHawaii_1.0, whole genome shotgun sequence genome:
CACTCTTTTCTATTTGCTTCTCTGTTTCTTCTTCTTCTTCTTCCTTCTTTGATTCACATCTCATTACATAGCCATGTCTACTGAGACTACTAATGTTGTATGTGTCCCAACTGCTAAAAAATATCAGGTAACTAACTCAGCCTATTTGATTTCGGCAGCTTTGATTTGCTCTTTCTTTAGTTGCTAGAGACCGTGTACAGCTATCTGGTAAATTCAATTTTAACCTGTTTATGTAGTACTAGTATGTATATCAATTGACTTGTGGAATGAAGCATAAATGTTCAAACTGTCAATAGTTTTGCTTGCAACTGGTTCAAGCTTTGATTATTTGATGAAAACATCTCGAATTTTCGGCAAAATGCTCTCTGAAATTTGCAATACCTAGTTCTGCTTGGCGTATGTTTCTGTATGATGATCATATAGTTACTTTGTATGTTTTGCTTCTACACATTCAATTATTCATCTACGTAAGTCAGAATCTGTAACAAGTTAAAATGTTACAGAATATATATATTTTTTTGGTCGTGAAACATATTTATAAATGCCCAAAAACAAATAGAAGACCTAAACAAAGTCATGGGCAGGCTCATAAAACAAGTCACTCATAGTTTGATTCATAAAGAAATCAAGACGAGAAACATAAATTAAACTACAATAAAAAAGCCTACAAAATAAAAAACCCAAACAGCCCAAACACCCAAACCTTAAACTAGATTTTTCTTCATCTCCATCTCGCAGCCGCCGGTGAGAACTCGTCGCCGAAGCTCCGACGGAAGTCGCAAGCGTGGATAGAGAACCAAGGTGGTCTGCAAAGATGAGGATACAGCCGGAGCCGCCATACATTCTCCAATTGACCGATTACAAAAAAATCTCGTATAGAGGAACACCCACAACCAAACCAAAAAAGATCTCAGCCGAGAAAACCCAGATCTGTAGAGGTAGTTGCAGAAGACTACGAAATCCTTCATGGCATGGCAAGGTAGAGAAGAAGAAGGAGCTTTGTTCGTGGTTTGAAGATCTTGAGCAACAAAGGAAGACAAAAGCCTGCAAATCATCTTAAGAACGGATCTGTGGTTATATCCTAGAGTTTTAGATCTAAGAGATGACCACAGATTTGATCTTCAATGACCGAAATCAAAGGCAAAACAAAGAGAAATCACCACTAGGGGTGAGGAATCACTAGAAGGATGAGGAATCACCACCTAGGTGAAGGAGATCAAAGCAAAGATCTAAGCAAAAGGAAGGCCGGAAGATGAGAGAGTTTGAAGTTTTAACGAGAGAAACAGAAGGTTTACATTTTTGTTACAGAATATTTGGCTCTAAATTTTTCTTCATTGCACATAACTCGTTCAATCATTAGTACTGGAGATATACGTTTTGATTCATTAGTTCATTACTATGCTTTAACCCTCAGAACTCATAGGTTCCCCTAATTTAATTTGTTAATGTTGTTTTTCAATTTTACTTCTTATAATGCTTCAGAATTCGTTTGTCATGGATAGTACTTGCAGCTGATATGATTTTGTGTTATGGCAGCAACATGAGAAAATAGTAAAGGAAGAAGATCATGCAGTTGAACAATGTGATACTCCTCCATCCAAGAACGACACCGAAAAGCACGAAAAGGATAATTGTGAAGCAGACAATTTTGAAGGTTCGGAGACTTCTATCACTAAATCTGAAGAAACACAGGTGCTCAACCAGGTCGAGCCTCCTGTTGTTGTTGAGGCTGAGAAGGCTGATCATGTTCCAGTCCAAAATGAGGAAGCAGATCATGAGTGTCAACCCCTTGAAGCGGTTGAAAATGTGCCGGAGGGGGAGAAACCATCAGTTGAAGCAGTTGAAAAGGAGGAGAAAATAGCAATTGAAGCAGTTGAGAAGGTGGAGCAGACACAAACTATTGAAGCAATTGAGAATGAAGAATCAGAGAAGGCACAGACTACTGAAGCAGTAGTTGAAAGTGAACCAGAGATGACAAAACCTATTGAAGATGACAAGAATAAACCAGTGGAGGAAATAACAATTGCAGTGGTTGACAAAGAAGCAGACCAACCACCTGTAGAGAAAGTAGCAATTGAAGCTGTTGACAATGAGCCAGAAACCCAAGCTAGTGAAGCATGTGAGCAAAAAGAAGTGAAGAACATAGCAATTGAAGCAGTTGAGAAAGAATCAGAGAAACAAGCTACTGAAGCTTGTGAGGATAAAGCAGTGGAGAAAATAGCAATTGAAGCAGTTGAGAAAGAATCAGAGAAGACAGAAGCCCTTGAAGCAGATGAAAATAAACATGAAGAGACACCAACCATTGAAGAACAGATAGATGAGAAGGCAGAAGTTGAATCTGTTGAGTCTAATCCATCAAGTGCAATAGTCAAGCCTGCTGAAGAAAATGTTGAGGGTGAGAAGGAGACTACTACTGATGAGGGAAAGACTGCTTGCGAGTTAACAACGAATGAGGAAGCTCAAACGGTGGAGAAAGATGCAGATGTGGTTGATAATGTTATGGAGGAGACAATGCAGTGTGAAAAAGATGCAGAGAAGGAAGAAGAGAGTTTGAAAGAAGCACAAGCAACTAAAGAGAGTGATGAAAAAACTGAAGAAGCATCATTGGAACACGAAGTAGAGAAAACCGGGGATACTACTAATGAGCTTAAAGATGCAACAGATCAAGTTATTGAAAAAACAATAGAGGGGGAGCAGAAGAGTGATAGAGATTTAGTTGAGGGATTAGTCAAAGAAGATGAGTATAAGGACATTAAGGTGAATGGAGAAGAAGCAAAAAACGATTCCAAAACTGATGCGACCCCAACTCTTGAGTCATGCAAAGATGGTGATCATGAGATTCAAACATCGAAAGACCAAGTACAAGATGTTTCAGCTAAACCAGCACATAAGCAATCAGGTAACAATATCATATCAAAGGTGAAGCAATCTTTAGTGAAGGTGAAGAAAGCTATAATTGGGAAATCTCCCAGCTCAAAAGTCCTTTCACCAGAAATCAAAGGAGATCAAGAAAATGTGAAATAGTCTCTAGGTGGCTGATTGAATTGGTGTGCCTCATTTGGTGTACACAGGAGGCCAAGGACCATGCTTTCTTTTTGTTTGGTGTGGGATTTTGCAAGATTTTGTAGTAATTACTTGTGTTTGTTTTGGGTCAGAACTATGTGATTTTTGAAATGTAATTACATTGTACTCTGTAATGAATTGTTTTGTTCTTCTATTTCATTTTTAAGTTATAGTCATTGTTAATTACATGAAACTGTAATAATATATTATCACCTCATGATATAAAGGAATTTCATTTTCTTTGTTAGAAAACAGAAGA
This genomic interval carries:
- the LOC101313690 gene encoding uncharacterized protein LOC101313690 encodes the protein MTKPIEDDKNKPVEEITIAVVDKEADQPPVEKVAIEAVDNEPETQASEACEQKEVKNIAIEAVEKESEKQATEACEDKAVEKIAIEAVEKESEKTEALEADENKHEETPTIEEQIDEKAEVESVESNPSSAIVKPAEENVEGEKETTTDEGKTACELTTNEEAQTVEKDADVVDNVMEETMQCEKDAEKEEESLKEAQATKESDEKTEEASLEHEVEKTGDTTNELKDATDQVIEKTIEGEQKSDRDLVEGLVKEDEYKDIKVNGEEAKNDSKTDATPTLESCKDGDHEIQTSKDQVQDVSAKPAHKQSGNNIISKVKQSLVKVKKAIIGKSPSSKVLSPEIKGDQENVK